The Juglans microcarpa x Juglans regia isolate MS1-56 chromosome 2S, Jm3101_v1.0, whole genome shotgun sequence genome has a window encoding:
- the LOC121252997 gene encoding probable LRR receptor-like serine/threonine-protein kinase At5g48740: MGSELMNMRCFWVGFFLFCGFWVSGFCDKDGFLSISCGGTTGYTDSSNISWVPDDEYVSTGNITTSFNDPIRFFPDTQGRNCHRVPVNNASSLVLVRAKFLYRNYDGRGKPPAFSVSLGTAITSTINLTTNDPWTEEFIWPVSKDTLSFCLHAIPDGGSPVISSLEIRPLPQGAYASGVGDSPNNSLRKSYRINCGYANGSLRYPLDPYDRIWDADQNFMPFHVSAGFAIQQNFNVSSLGEDPPVAVLQTARVLARRNVLTYNLPLDTLGDYFIALYFAGIVPVSPSFDVIINGDVIQSNYTIKISDVSALYFTQKEIKSLNLTLKSISYYPQVNAIEVYEIVGIPQEASSTTVSALQVIQQSTGLDLGWQDDPCSPSPWDHIGCEGSLVTSLELSDINLRSISPTFGDLLDLKTLDLHNTSITGEIQNFGSLQRLENLNLSFNELTSFGSELENLVSLQILDLQNNSLQGIVPDSLGELVDLHLLNLENNKLQGTLPESLNKEALEIRTSGNLCLSFSTMSCNDVSSNPSIETPQVTAFPPKKRTKQDHVAVIAGAVGGAILALLFISLTVFLFMKKKRTEVTYASKGAIEIRNWNAAKVFSYKEIKAATNNFKEVIGRGSFGSVYLGKLPDGKIVAVKVRSDKSQLGADSFMNEVSLLSQIRHQNLVCLEGFCHESKQQILVYEYLPGGSLADRLYGPNCKKASLSWVRRLKIAVDAAKGLDYLHNGNEPRIIHRDVKCSNILLDEEVNAKVCDFGLSKQITQADATHVTTIVKGTAGYLDPEYYSTRQLTEKSDVYSFGVVLLELICGREPLSHSGTPDSFNLVLWAKPYLQAGAFEIVDDSLMGTFDVKSMRKAVLIAVRSVERDASQRPAIAEVLAELKEAYSIQLSYLQSREHSS; encoded by the exons ATGGGGTCTGAGTTGATGAATATGCGGTGTTTTTGGGTCGGCTTCTTTCTGTTCTGCGGCTTTTGGGTTAGTGGTTTCTGTGACAAAGATG GTTTCTTGAGTATATCTTGTGGTGGAACAACTGGTTATACTGATTCATCGAACATATCATGGGTCCCCGACGATGAATATGTAAGCACAGGGAACATCACCACCTCGTTTAATGACCCAATTCGGTTTTTCCCGGATACTCAAGGTCGAAATTGTCACAGAGTCCCTGTAAATAATGCTTCCTCTTTAGTACTTGTAAGAGCAAAGTTTCTTTACCGGAACTATGATGGACGTGGGAAACCCCCTGCATTTTCTGTTTCTCTTGGGACAGCTATTACCAGCACCATAAACCTCACTACTAACGATCCATGGACAGAAGAGTTTATTTGGCCAGTTAGTAAGGACACTCTCTCCTTCTGTTTGCATGCTATTCCAGATGGCGGATCTCCTGTCATTTCTTCACTTGAAATAAGACCACTACCTCAAGGAGCTTATGCAAGTGGAGTGGGAGATTCCCCCAATAATTCACTCAGGAAGAGTTATCGAATCAATTGTGGCTATGCCAATGGCTCGTTGCG GTATCCTTTGGATCCATATGATCGTATATGGGATGCTGATCAAAACTTTATGCCCTTTCACGTGTCCGCGGGGTTTGCGATTCAACAGAACTTCAATGTGTCTAGTCTTGGGGAGGATCCCCCTGTTGCTGTTCTTCAAACTGCACGAGTTTTGGCAAGAAGGAATGTGTTGACATATAACCTTCCTCTGGATACCCTTGGGGACTACTTCATTGCCCTTTATTTTGCTGGGATTGTTCCTGTGTCCCCTTCATTTGATGTAATCATTAATGGAGATGTTATACAATCAAactatactataaaaatatcaGATGTCAGTGCCCTATACTTTACTCAGAAGGAGATTAAGAGTTTGAACCTCACACTGAAAAGTATCAGTTACTATCCTCAAGTCAATGCAATTGAAGTGTACGAGATAGTTGGTATTCCACAGGAAGCTTCCTCAACCACAG TTTCGGCACTTCAGGTTATTCAGCAGTCCACAGGTTTAGATCTGGGATGGCAAGATGATCCATGCTCTCCTTCACCATGGGATCATATTGGCTGTGAAGGAAGCCTTGTTACATCTTT GGAACTTTCAGACATCAATCTGAGGTCAATTAGCCCCACATTTGGTGACTTGTTGGATCTTAaaacact GGATTTGCATAACACATCCATTACTGGAGAGATACAGAACTTTGGTAGCTTGCAACGGCTTGAGAATTT GAACCTGAGTTTCAACGAGCTCACATCCTTTGGTTCAGAGTTGGAGAACTTGGTCAGCCTTCAAATTTT GGACTTGCAAAATAATAGTTTACAGGGAATAGTTCCTGACAGCTTGGGAGAGTTGGTGGACCTTCACTTATT GAATCTGGAGAACAACAAACTACAAGGTACCCTACCAGAGTCTTTGAACAAAGAAGCTTTGGAAATTAG AACGTCAGGGAATTTGTGCCTTTCCTTCTCCACAATGTCATGTAATGACGTTTCATCCAACCCTTCCATTGAGACACCACAAGTTACAGCATTCCCCCCAAAAAAGCGCACCAAACAAGATCATGTAGCAGTTATAGCTGGTGCAGTTGGTGGAGCCATTCTTGCACTTCTCTTTATTTCTCTTACAGTATTCTTAttcatgaagaaaaagagaactgAAGTCACATATGCATCAA aGGGTGCAATAGAGATTAGAAACTGGAATGCAGCAAAAGTCTTTTCCTACAAAGAAATCAAAGCAGCTACTAACAACTTCAAGGAGGTCATAGGCCGTGGTAGTTTCGGATCTGTTTACCTTGGAAAGCTTCCAGATGGCAAAATAGTAGCTGTGAAAGTGCGGTCTGATAAAAGCCAACTTGGGGCTGATTCTTTTATGAATGAG GTGTCTCTACTGTCACAAATTCGCCATCAAAATCTTGTATGTTTGGAAGGATTCTGTCACGAATCAAAGCAGCAAATACTAGTCTATGAGTATCTTCCTGGAGGATCATTGGCTGATCGCCTTTATG GTCCAAACTGTAAAAAAGCTTCATTAAGCTGGGTTCGCAGACTGAAAATTGCTGTCGATGCTGCAAAAG GATTGGACTATCTACACAATGGAAATGAACCACGAATCATACACCGTGATGTGAAGTGCAGTAATATCCTTTTGGACGAGGAAGTGAATGCCAAGGTTTGTGACTTTGGCCTCTCAAAACAAATCACCCAGGCAGACGCAACTCATGTCACAACTATTGTCAAAGGAACTGCTGGGTATCTGGATCCAGA ATACTATTCCACCCGACAGCTGACTGAGAAAAGTGACGTCTATAGCTTTGGGGTTGTTCTCTTGGAGCTCATCTGTGGAAGAGAACCTTTGAGTCACTCGGGAACTCCCGATTCATTCAATTTGGTGTTATGG GCCAAGCCCTACTTACAGGCAGGGGCATTTGAGATTGTTGATGACAGCCTAATGGGAACTTTCGACGTGAAGAGTATGAGAAAGGCAGTCTTGATTGCTGTGAGATCAGTAGAAAGAGATGCATCACAGAGACCAGCAATTGCAGAGGTTTTGGCAGAGCTTAAAGAAGCCTACAGTATTCAGCTCTCTTATCTCCAATCTCGTGAACATTCCAGCTGA
- the LOC121252998 gene encoding LOW QUALITY PROTEIN: 60S ribosomal protein L13a-3 (The sequence of the model RefSeq protein was modified relative to this genomic sequence to represent the inferred CDS: inserted 1 base in 1 codon; deleted 1 base in 1 codon; substituted 3 bases at 3 genomic stop codons), producing the protein MIPHXTKLGXATLAQLKAYEGIPRLYDKTKRMVIPNALKLLFLLKCXYXLWLACGFLIPIDTDLRLQKGHKYCLIGRFSSEVGWNHYDMIRELEEKRKESSQVAYDRKKELNRLGKGKAEKGCLKKLGSQLDNLAPVKY; encoded by the exons ATGATTCCGCACTAAACGAAGCTTG CGGCGACGCTTGCTCAATTGAAGGCATACGAGGGGATTCCTCGACTGTATGATAAGACCAAGAGGATGGTTATCCCCAATGCTTTAAAGTTACTTTTCCTTTTGAAATGTTAATACTGACTTTGGTTGGCTTGTGGGTTTCTGATTCCAATAGATACTGACTTGAGGCTTCAGAAGGGGCACAAGTACTGTTTGATAGGCCGCTTCTCATCGGAGGTTGGATGGAACCACTATGACATGATCAGG GAgctggaggagaagagaaaagagagttCTCAGGTTGCTTATGATAGGAAGAAGGAGCTGAACAGACTTGggaa AGGGAAGGCTGAGAAAGGGTGCCTGAAAAAGCTTGGCTCCCAGTTA GACAACCTTGCTCCTGTTAAGTactaa